The following proteins are encoded in a genomic region of Drosophila miranda strain MSH22 chromosome 4, D.miranda_PacBio2.1, whole genome shotgun sequence:
- the LOC108163223 gene encoding ras-related protein Rab-9B isoform X1: protein MANMRPPQKSKLLKVVILGDGGVGKSALLTRFVSNRYEENNFHTIGVEFMNKDIVVDGEQYTLQIWDTAGQERFRALRTPFYRGSDICLLCYALDDRDSLRGLGLWRNEFLTYADVEADKFPFIVVGNKNDILPQKRQVSYESVQQWCAEQEIVSHIETSSKAATNVSDAFVLGLRQWKHMECVAEAELRHNGDTIDLTRPIRLVQRRLCCTGGGGAGDVDKDGNGDGDGYDAAMRTPSKKLFGQKRSAPKAPATNYRL from the exons atggcAAATATGCGCCCACCGCAGAAATCCAAGCTGCTGAAGGTCGTCATACTGGGCGATGGGGGCGTGGGGAAGTCTGCACTGCTCACCCGCTTCGTATCGAACCGCTACGAGGAGAACAATTTCCATACGATTGGTGTCGAGTTCATGAACAAGGATATCGTGGTCGACGGAGAGCAATACACCCTGCAG ATTTGGGACACGGCTGGCCAGGAACGATTCCGGGCCCTACGCACGCCCTTCTATCGGGGATCGGACATTTGCCTGCTCTGCTATGCCCTGGACGACCGGGACAGTTTGAGGGGACTGGGTCTCTGGCGGAACGAGTTTCTGACCTATGCCGACGTGGAGGCGGATAAGTTTCCTTTCATTGTGGTGGGCAACAAG AACGACATCCTGCCGCAAAAGCGCCAGGTCAGCTACGAGAGTGTCCAGCAGTGGTGCGCGGAGCAGGAGATTGTCTCCCACATCGAGACCTCCTCGAAGGCGGCGACGAATGTGAGCGACGCCTTTGTGCTCGGCCTGCGCCAGTGGAAGCACATGGAATGCGTGGCCGAGGCCGAGCTCCGCCACAACGGCGACACCATCGACTTGACACGACCCATACGGCTCGTGCAGCGGCGGCTCTGCTGCACAGGAGGTGGTGGCGCCGGGGACGTCGATAAGGACgggaatggggatggggatgggtaTGACGCCGCCATGCGCACCCCATCCAAGAAACTGTTCGGACAGAAGCGCAGTGCACCGAAGGCGCCAGCGACCAATTACCGGCTATGA
- the LOC108163221 gene encoding heparin sulfate O-sulfotransferase, protein MLKMLILLRPTHWLVLIALCILTCAGYWLLWSEIRLENAFKPLTKVTEGGSALEQSLSAPVATATVDSFDYEEQLVVLYNRVPKTGSTSFVNIAYDLCKLNKYHVLHINVTANMHVLSLPNQIAFVRNVSKWHEMKPALYHGHMAFLDFSKFQIAHKPIYINLVRKPLDRLVSYYYFLRFGDNYRPNLVRKKAGNKITFDECVVQKQPDCDPKNMWLQIPFFCGHAAECWEPGSDWALDQAKRNLVNEYFLVGVTEQMYEFVDLLERSLPRIFHGFREHYQTSNKSHLRVTSSKLPPSESTIKSIQKTKIWQMENDLYEFALAQFEFNKKKLMQPDNKHLQKFMYEKIRPK, encoded by the exons ATGCTCAAGATGTTGATTCTTCTGCGTCCTACACACTGGCTAGTACTCATCGCCCTTTGCATTCTGACCTGTGCTGGCTATTGGTTGCTCTGGTCTGAAATACGCCTGGAAAATG CCTTCAAGCCGTTGACCAAGGTGACGGAGGGTGGTAGTGCGCTGGAACAATCATTGTCTGCTCCTGTGGCGACCGCCACTGTGGACAGCTTCGACTACGAGGAACAGCTGGTGGTGCTCTATAACCGTGTGCCAAAGACGGGCTCGACCAGCTTCGTCAACATAGCATACGATCTGTGCAAGCTCAACAAATACCATGTTTTGCACATTAACGTAACTGCCAATATGCACGTTCTGTCGCTTCCAAACCAGATCGCCTTTGTGCGAAATGTCTCCAAGTGGCATGAGATGAAGCCGGCGCTCTACCACGGCCACATGGCGTTTTTAGATTTCTCCAA ATTCCAAATAGCCCACAAACCCATCTATATAAACCTAGTGCGCAAGCCCCTTGACAGACTTGTCTCCTACTACTACTTCCTACGTTTTGGCGACAACTATCGACCGAATTTAGTGCGGAAGAAGGCGGGCAATAAAATT ACGTTCGACGAGTGCGTAGTCCAGAAGCAACCCGACTGTGATCCCAAGAACATGTGGCTGCAGATACCCTTCTTTTGTGGCCACGCTGCCGAGTGCTGGGAACCCGGCAGCGATTGGGCCCTCGACCAGGCCAAGCGCAATCTGGTCAACGAATACTTTCTAGTCGGAGTCACAGAGCAAATGTATGAATTTGTAGATCTGCTGGAGAGATCGCTACCCAG AATCTTCCATGGCTTTCGTGAGCATTATCAAACCTCCAATAAATCTCATTTACGCGTGACGTCCTCAAAGCTTCCGCCCAGCGAATCCACGATCAAAAGCATACAGAAGACCAAGATCTGGCAAATGGAGAACGACCTCTACGAGTTCGCGCTGGCTCAGTTTGAGTTCAACAAGAAGAAACTGATGCAGCCGGATAACAAGCATCTGCAGAAGTTCATGTACGAGAAGATTCGACCAAAATGA
- the LOC108163223 gene encoding ras-related protein Rab-9B isoform X2, whose amino-acid sequence MNIECVSIWDTAGQERFRALRTPFYRGSDICLLCYALDDRDSLRGLGLWRNEFLTYADVEADKFPFIVVGNKNDILPQKRQVSYESVQQWCAEQEIVSHIETSSKAATNVSDAFVLGLRQWKHMECVAEAELRHNGDTIDLTRPIRLVQRRLCCTGGGGAGDVDKDGNGDGDGYDAAMRTPSKKLFGQKRSAPKAPATNYRL is encoded by the exons ATGAATATTGAGTGCGTCTCA ATTTGGGACACGGCTGGCCAGGAACGATTCCGGGCCCTACGCACGCCCTTCTATCGGGGATCGGACATTTGCCTGCTCTGCTATGCCCTGGACGACCGGGACAGTTTGAGGGGACTGGGTCTCTGGCGGAACGAGTTTCTGACCTATGCCGACGTGGAGGCGGATAAGTTTCCTTTCATTGTGGTGGGCAACAAG AACGACATCCTGCCGCAAAAGCGCCAGGTCAGCTACGAGAGTGTCCAGCAGTGGTGCGCGGAGCAGGAGATTGTCTCCCACATCGAGACCTCCTCGAAGGCGGCGACGAATGTGAGCGACGCCTTTGTGCTCGGCCTGCGCCAGTGGAAGCACATGGAATGCGTGGCCGAGGCCGAGCTCCGCCACAACGGCGACACCATCGACTTGACACGACCCATACGGCTCGTGCAGCGGCGGCTCTGCTGCACAGGAGGTGGTGGCGCCGGGGACGTCGATAAGGACgggaatggggatggggatgggtaTGACGCCGCCATGCGCACCCCATCCAAGAAACTGTTCGGACAGAAGCGCAGTGCACCGAAGGCGCCAGCGACCAATTACCGGCTATGA
- the LOC108163222 gene encoding alpha-tocopherol transfer protein-like isoform X1, giving the protein MLSDIDQLPSIQLGEYTLQFELGEPTAMGKEVAIKELRESPERQKEAVKELARLLEAETDLHYPKDNEEWLIRFLRPCKYYPESARDLIKRYYSFKVKHSDVYNNLKPSGEANIFKNNILTVFPNRDQCGRRILVLELGKRWKHKQVSLDEVFKGAVIFLEAAMLEPETQIHGAVVIFDMDGLSLQQTWQFTPPFAKRIVDWLQDSVPLRIKAIHIVNQPKMFNVVFALFKPFLREKLRGRIIFHGTDRDSLHKYMSPKCLPPAYGGILELKRVESDQWYQLLLKCDTEFDAINSYGYKKK; this is encoded by the exons ATGCTGTCGGACATCGATCAGCTGCCCTCGATCCAGCTGGGAGAGTACACGCTCCAGTTCGAGCTGGGCGAGCCCACGGCCATGGGCAAGGAGGTGGCCATCAAGGAGCTGCGCGAGAGTCCAGAGCGCCAGAAGGAGGCCGTCAAGGAACTCGCTCGCTTGTTGGAGG CGGAGACCGATCTGCACTATCCCAAGGACAACGAGGAATGGCTAATACGATTCCTGCGTCCGTGCAAGTATTATCCGGAGAGTGCACGCGATCTG ATCAAACGCTACTACTCCTTCAAGGTAAAGCACTCGGACGTGTACAACAACCTGAAGCCCTCGGGCGAGGCCAACATCTTCAAGAACAACATACTGACCGTTTTTCCCAATCGCGATCAGTGTGGACGCCGCATCCTGGTACTGGAGCTGGGCA AACGCTGGAAGCACAAGCAGGTGTCACTCGATGAGGTATTCAAGGGAGCGGTCATCTTCCTGGAGGCGGCCATGCTGGAGCCAGAGACGCAGATCCACGGTGCCGTCGTCATCTTCGACATGGATGGCCTGAGTCTGCAGCAGACCTGGCAGTTCACGCCGCCCTTCGCCAAGCGCATAGTCGACTGGTTGCAGGATTCGGTGCCGCTACGCATCAAGGCCATCCACATCGTGAACCAGCCGAAGATGTTCAATGTGGTCTTCGCCCTCTTCAAACCATTCCTTCGCGAGAAGCTGCGCGGCCGCATCATCTTCCACGGCACTGATCGCGACTCCCTACACAAGTATATGTCGCCCAAGTGCCTGCCCCCTGCCTACGGCGGCATCCTGGAACTCAAGCGCGTGGAAAGCGATCAGTGGTACCAGCTCCTTCTCAAGTGCGACACCGAGTTCGATGCCATTAACTCGTATGGCTACAAAAAAAAGTAA
- the LOC108163222 gene encoding alpha-tocopherol transfer protein-like isoform X2: MRVPTMLSDIDQLPSIQLGEYTLQFELGEPTAMGKEVAIKELRESPERQKEAVKELARLLEAETDLHYPKDNEEWLIRFLRPCKYYPESARDLIKRYYSFKVKHSDVYNNLKPSGEANIFKNNILTVFPNRDQCGRRILVLELGKRWKHKQVSLDEVFKGAVIFLEAAMLEPETQIHGAVVIFDMDGLSLQQTWQFTPPFAKRIVDWLQDSVPLRIKAIHIVNQPKMFNVVFALFKPFLREKLRGRIIFHGTDRDSLHKYMSPKCLPPAYGGILELKRVESDQWYQLLLKCDTEFDAINSYGYKKK; this comes from the exons ATGA GAGTGCCCACAATGCTGTCGGACATCGATCAGCTGCCCTCGATCCAGCTGGGAGAGTACACGCTCCAGTTCGAGCTGGGCGAGCCCACGGCCATGGGCAAGGAGGTGGCCATCAAGGAGCTGCGCGAGAGTCCAGAGCGCCAGAAGGAGGCCGTCAAGGAACTCGCTCGCTTGTTGGAGG CGGAGACCGATCTGCACTATCCCAAGGACAACGAGGAATGGCTAATACGATTCCTGCGTCCGTGCAAGTATTATCCGGAGAGTGCACGCGATCTG ATCAAACGCTACTACTCCTTCAAGGTAAAGCACTCGGACGTGTACAACAACCTGAAGCCCTCGGGCGAGGCCAACATCTTCAAGAACAACATACTGACCGTTTTTCCCAATCGCGATCAGTGTGGACGCCGCATCCTGGTACTGGAGCTGGGCA AACGCTGGAAGCACAAGCAGGTGTCACTCGATGAGGTATTCAAGGGAGCGGTCATCTTCCTGGAGGCGGCCATGCTGGAGCCAGAGACGCAGATCCACGGTGCCGTCGTCATCTTCGACATGGATGGCCTGAGTCTGCAGCAGACCTGGCAGTTCACGCCGCCCTTCGCCAAGCGCATAGTCGACTGGTTGCAGGATTCGGTGCCGCTACGCATCAAGGCCATCCACATCGTGAACCAGCCGAAGATGTTCAATGTGGTCTTCGCCCTCTTCAAACCATTCCTTCGCGAGAAGCTGCGCGGCCGCATCATCTTCCACGGCACTGATCGCGACTCCCTACACAAGTATATGTCGCCCAAGTGCCTGCCCCCTGCCTACGGCGGCATCCTGGAACTCAAGCGCGTGGAAAGCGATCAGTGGTACCAGCTCCTTCTCAAGTGCGACACCGAGTTCGATGCCATTAACTCGTATGGCTACAAAAAAAAGTAA
- the LOC108162644 gene encoding ran GTPase-activating protein — protein MSMSTFNFASMAAQITEEQGISFQDKGKTWNSASDVQDVVDALNSQAKVHFLILDGNTLGVEAAIAIGEALKRHPEFRKALWKNMFTSRLKNEIPDALKHLGAGLIEAKAKLTVLDLSDNALGPNGMRGLEAFLRSPVCYSLQELHLYNCGLGSEGGAMLSRALIDLHANAKKAGTPLQLRLFMGGRNRLENAGAKAMANAFATLKTFQEIVLLQNSIYLEGVKALADSFKANPHLRVLNMYDNTLKFKGADEIAEVIKSLTMLREINFGDCLIGTNGAYQIAEALENSNYDLEVIDLSSNEINSDGGLVLVTAIQNKPKLRVLNIDSNCFGEEGCAQIIEQMSMYPNAVALQPLENDEGEMEGEESIEEEEEEENDDEYDKRNDEYDEHEHANDTTEEADEDDEEYAEETAYLTTTAYTSKLCNESINSKASDTFAIGNKSSIKSCNPEQFCLSQTPCSLQQFESLDDENKLQALQGIINQFTDDNHLLLLVFTTLKCAHLSQLSQPALELAVSLFQATFDYAVKTKQETRVMNYVLKQLALLRCEEAFKTEYDVKSCRYALREALQKPQFANDNIKNTFKLFLDKVDA, from the exons ATGTCGATGTCTACCTTCAACTTTGCGAGCATGGCGGCCCAAATTACCGAAGAACAGGGCATATCATTCCAGGACAAGGGCAAAACCTGGAACTCTGCATCGGATG TTCAGGACGTGGTGGATGCTCTCAACAGCCAAGCCAAGGTTCATTTCCTGATCCTTGATGGCAACACGCTGGGAGTGGAGgcagccattgccattggGGAGGCCCTGAAGCGTCATCCGGAGTTCCGCAAGGCGCTGTGGAAGAATATGTTTACGAGCCGTCTTAAAAATGAAATTCCAGACGCGTTAAAGCATCTTGGAGCCGGTCTCATtgaagcaaaagcaaaactGACGGTTTTGGATCTGAGCGACAATGCCCTCGGCCCCAATGGCATGCGTGGACTGGAAGCGTTTCTGCGCTCGCCAGTCTGTTACTCGCTTCAGGAGCTGCACCTCTACAACTGTGGCCTTGGCTCCGAGGGCGGTGCCATGTTGTCCAGGGCTCTCATCGATCTTCATGCTAATGCGAAAAAGGCGGGAACGCCGCTCCAACTCCGTCTCTTTATGGGCGGACGTAATCGCCTAGAGAATGCCGGCGCGAAGGCAATGGCCAACGCCTTTGCCACTCTGAAAACGTTCCAGGAGATTGTCCTGCTACAGAACTCTATATACTTGGAAGGGGTTAAAGCTCTGGCTGATTCCTTTAAGGCGAATCCACACCTGCGAGTGCTTAATATGTACGACAACACCCTGAAGTTCAAGGGAGCTGATGAGATCGCCGAGGTCATTAAAAGCCTAACAAT GCTTCGGGAGATCAACTTTGGCGACTGCCTTATAGGCACGAATGGCGCCTACCAAATTGCCGAGGCCTTGGAGAACTCGAATTATGATTTGGAGGTGATTGACCTAAGCTCCAATGAGATCAACTCTGATGGCGGTCTGGTGCTCGTTACGGCCATCCAGAACAAGCCCAAGCTGCGTGTGCTCAACATTGATAGCAATTGCTTCGGAGAGGAGGGCTGCGCGCAGATCATCGAGCAGATGTCCATGTATCCGAATGCTGTTGCTCTGCAACCTTTAGAGAATGACGAGGGTGAGATGGAGGGCGAAGAGTCTAttgaggaggaggaagaggaggaaaaTGACGACGAGTACGATAAAAGAAACGACGAGTACGACGAGCACGAGCACGCCAATGATACGACCGAAGAGGCAGACGAAGATGACGAGGAGTACGCCGAAGAGACCGCCTATTTGACCACCACTGCATACACCTCAAAG TTGTGCAACGAGTCGATAAACTCCAAAGCCAGCGACACCTTCGCCATCGGAAACAAGTCGTCCATCAAGAGCTGTAACCCCGAACAGTTTTGCCTGAGCCAGACGCCCTGCTCCCTTCAACAGTTCGAGTCCCTTGACGACGAGAATAAGCTGCAGGCCCTACAGGGGATTATAAAT CAATTCACCGATGACAACCATTTGCTGCTCCTCGTCTTCACCACCCTGAAGTGCGCGCATTTGTCGCAGTTATCTCAGCCGGCTCTAGAGCTCGCCGTTTCGCTCTTCCAGGCCACCTTCGACTATGCCGTAAAAACCAAGCAGGAGACACGTGTCATGAACTATGTCCTGAAGCAGTTGGCCCTGTTGCGCTGCGAAGAGGCCTTCAAGACAGAGTACGATGTGAAAAGTTGCCGCTACGCCCTTCGCGAGGCTCTGCAAAAACCGCAGTTCGCCAATGACAACATCAAAAATACATTTAAGCTATTTCTGGATAAAGTCGATGCATAA
- the LOC108162643 gene encoding DNA topoisomerase 2 — protein MENGNALSIEQMYQKKSQLEHILLRPDSYIGSVEFTKELMWVYDFEKARMIQREIAFVPGLYKIYDEILVNAADNKQRDKSMNTIKIDIDAEKNVVSIWNNGQGIPVTMHKEQKMYVPTMIFGHLLTSSNYNDDEKKVTGGRNGYGAKLCNIFSTSFTVETATKQYKKNFKQTWGSNMSKASDVTIKDFNGTDFTRITFSPDLAKFKMERLDEDIVALMSRRAFDVAASSKGVSVFLNGNKLTVKNFKDYIDLHVKSQDDDCGQPIKIVHEVANERWEVACCPSDRGFQQVSFVNSIATTKGGRHVDHVVDNVIKQLIEVLKKKNKGGINIKPFQVRNHLWIFVNCLIENPTFDSQTKENMTLQAKGFGSKCTLSDKFISSLSKSGIVESVLAWAKFKAQNDIAKTGGRKSSKIKGIPKLEDANEAGGKNSINCTLILTEGDSAKSLAVSGLGVIGRNYYGVFPLRGKLLNVREANFKQLSENAEINNLCKIIGLQYKKKYLTEDDLKTLRYGKVMIMTDQDQDGSHIKGLLINFVHTNWPELLRLPFLEEFITPIVKVSKKNEELSFYSLPEFEEWKMDTPNHHTYNVKYYKGLGTSTSKEAKEYFQDMERHRILFKYDGQVDDDNIMMAFSRKHIESRKVWLTNHMDEVKRRRELGLPERYLYTKGTKHISYSDFINLELVLFSNADNERSIPSLVDGLKPGQRKVMFTCFKRNDKREVKVAQLSGSVAEMSAYHHGEVSLQMTIVNLAQNYVGSNNINLLEPRGQFGTRLTGGKDCASARYIFTLMSPLTRLIYHPLDDPLLEYQTDDGQRIEPLWYLPIIPMVLVNGAEGIGTGWSTKIANYNPREITRNLRRMINEEEPLPMHPWYKNFTGRMEYISDGRYVHTGNIQILPGERVEITELPIGVWTQNYKENVLEALSNGTEKVKAVVSEYREYHTDTTVRFVISFAPGEFRRIQSEDGGFYRVFKLSSTLSINQMHAFDQNNCLRRYASSTDVLKEFYRLRVEYYGRRKEYLVGQLTALADRLSDQARFILEKCEKTLVVENKQRKAMCDELTKRGYRPDPVKEWQRRIKMEDAEPENEEEEDEEGEQAAPSSSKKDVKKEVDPDKAFKKLTDVKKFDYLLGMSMWMLTEEKKNELLKQRDYKLSELDNLRKRTPHQLWLDDLDALEQKLNEVEEKERLEEQGVNLKTAKAMKGQKTTTAKGRKVKGAAAAPTGDVFPDPDGERVEFKVTDEIVKKMAAAAKLATRAKKEPTGKAVKSEPGETKVEEVDEFDALVDAGPKISPKAKKAPAVKKEPAAKKEPAEKKPRQKKENGGALKQGKLDFSKAKAKKGHANDSSDDVECVEVAEVEPRAVRPGRRAASKKIDYSALISDEEESAAAASDGKTSGGEDDDGDTPIKRPVKRTRDEDSSSGSKKKSQPKKKCAVIESDEDDVNEDDDSDFDF, from the exons ATGGAGAACGGAAACGCTTTGTCCATCGAGCAGATGTACCAGAAGAAGTCGCAGCTGGAGCACATTCTGCTGCGGCCCGACTCGTACATCGGCTCCGTGGAGTTCACCAAGGAGCTGATGTGGGTCTACGACTTTGAGAAGGCGCGCATGATCCAGCGGGAGATCGCATTCGTTCCGGGCCTGTACAAGATCTATGACGAGATCCTGGTCAACGCCGCCGACAACAAGCAGCGCGACAAGTCAATGAACACCATTAAGATTGACATTGATGCCGAGAAAAATGTCGTGTCCATCTGGAACAACGGCCAGGGTATTCCAGTAACCATGCACAAGGAGCAGAAAATGTATGTGCCGACCATGATCTTTGGCCACCTGCTGACTTCGTCCAACTACAACGATGACGAGAAGAAGGTCACCGGCGGCCGCAACGGCTACGGAGCGAAGCTCTGCAACATATTCTCCACCAGCTTCACTGTGGAAACAGCCACCAAGCAGTACAAAAAGAACTTTAAGCAGACCTGGGGATCCAACATGTCAAAGGCTTCTGATGTGACG ATTAAGGACTTCAATGGGACCGACTTTACCCGCATCACATTCAGCCCTGATCTGGCCAAGTTCAAGATGGAGAGGCTGGACGAGGACATCGTGGCCCTAATGTCGCGTCGTGCCTTCGATGTGGCTGCCTCTTCGAAGGGCGTCTCCGTCTTCCTCAATGGCAATAAACTGACGGTGAAGAACTTCAAGGACTACATCGATCTACACGTAAAGAGCCAGGACGATGATTGCGGCCAGCCGATAAAGATAGTACACGAGGTGGCCAACGAGAGATGGGAGGTGGCCTGCTGTCCCTCCGACCGCGGCTTCCAGCAGGTGTCGTTTGTGAACTCCATAGCCACCACAAAGGGCGGCAGACATGTCGACCATGTTGTCGACAATGTAATCAAGCAGCTCATCGAGGTTCTGAAGAAGAAAAATAAAG GCGGAATCAACATCAAACCGTTCCAGGTGCGCAACCATCTGTGGATCTTCGTGAACTGTCTGATCGAGAACCCCACCTTTGACTCGCAAACGAAGGAGAACATGACCCTGCAGGCGAAGGGCTTCGGCTCCAAGTGCACTCTGTCCGACAAGTTCATATCCAGCTTGTCCAAGTCGGGCATTGTGGAGTCTGTGCTGGCATGGGCAAAATTCAAGGCCCAGAACGACATAGCCAAGACGGGGGGCAGGAAGTCGAGCAAGATCAAGGGCATACCCAAGCTGGAGGATGCCAACGAGGCCGGCGGCAAGAACTCGATCAATTGCACCCTCATCCTGACCGAGGGAGACTCGGCCAAGTCGCTGGCCGTCTCTGGCCTGGGCGTGATTGGGCGCAACTACTACGGGGTGTTCCCACTGCGCGGCAAGCTGCTCAATGTGCGCGAGGCAAACTTCAAACAGCTGTCTGAGAACGCCGAGATCAACAATCTGTGCAAGATCATCGGCCTCCAGTATAAGAAAAAGTATCTGACCGAGGACGACCTGAAGACGCTGCGCTACGGCAAGGTGATGATCATGACGGATCAGGATCAGGACGGCTCCCACATCAAGGGTCTGCTGATCAACTTTGTGCACACCAACTGGCCGGAGCTGCTGCGCCTGCCCTTCCTCGAGGAGTTCATAACGCCCATTGTGAAGGTCAGCAAGAAGAACGAGGAGCTCTCTTTCTACTCGCTGCCCGAATTCGAGGAGTGGAAGATGGACACGCCCAATCACCACACGTACAACGTCAAGTACTACAAGGGTCTGGGTACTTCGACCTCTAAGGAGGCGAAGGAGTACTTCCAGGACATGGAGCGCCATCGCATCCTCTTCAAGTACGACGGACAGGTGGATGACGACAACATAATGATGGCCTTCTCCCGCAAGCATATCGAATCGCGAAAGGTCTGGCTCACCAACCACATGGACGAGGTGAAGCGCCGCAGGGAGCTGGGTCTACCCGAGCGCTACCTCTACACCAAGGGCACCAAGCACATCAGCTACTCGGACTTCATCAATCTCGAGCTGGTACTCTTCTCCAACGCCGACAACGAGCGCTCCATCCCCAGCCTGGTGGATGGCCTGAAGCCCGGCCAGCGCAAGGTCATGTTCACTTGCTTCAAGCGCAACGACAAGCGCGAGGTGAAGGTGGCCCAGCTGTCTGGCTCCGTGGCGGAGATGTCGGCCTACCACCACGGCGAGGTCTCCCTCCAGATGACCATCGTGAATCTGGCCCAGAACTACGTTGGTTCGAACAACATCAACTTGCTGGAGCCGCGCGGTCAGTTTGGTACTCGGCTGACGGGCGGCAAGGACTGTGCCAGCGCTCGTTACATTTTCACACTGATGTCGCCGCTGACGCGCCTCATCTACCATCCCCTGGACGATCCGCTGCTGGAGTACCAGACCGACGATGGCCAGAGGATCGAGCCATTGTGGTATCTGCCCATCATACCGATGGTTCTGGTGAACGGAGCCGAGGGCATCGGCACTGGATGGTCCACCAAGATAGCAAACTACAATCCCCGCGAGATTACCAGGAATCTGAGGCGCATGATCAACGAGGAGGAGCCCTTGCCGATGCATCCGTGGTACAAGAACTTCACCGGACGCATGGAGTACATCTCAGACGGACGCTACGTGCATACTGGTAACATCCAGATCTTGCCCGGCGAACGAGTCGAGATCACGGAACTGCCCATCGGTGTATGGACGCAGAACTACAAGGAAAACGTCCTCGAAGCGCTCTCAAATGGCACGGAAAAGGTCAAGGCCGTTGTGTCGGAATATCGTGAATACCACACGGACACCACAGTCCGATTCGTGATCAGCTTTGCCCCGGGCGAGTTCAGACGCATTCAGTCCGAGGACGGCGGATTCTATCGCGTGTTCAAGCTGAGCTCCACCCTGTCGATCAATCAGATGCACGCCTTCGATCAGAACAATTGCCTGAGGCGATACGCCTCGTCCACGGACGTGCTGAAGGAGTTCTACCGGCTGCGCGTGGAGTACTACGGCCGCAGGAAGGAATATTTGGTGGGCCAGCTGACGGCATTGGCGGACCGACTGAGCGATCAGGCTCGCTTTATTCTGGAAAAGTGCGAGAAGACGCTGGTGGTGGAGAACAAGCAGCGCAAGGCCATGTGCGACGAGCTGACGAAGCGAGGGTATCGCCCGGACCCAGTCAAGGAGTGGCAGCGCCGCATAAAGATGGAGGATGCCGAGCCGGAgaacgaggaggaggaggacgaagAGGGCGAACAGGCGGCTCCGAGCAGCAGCAAGAAGGATGTCAAAAAGGAGGTCGACCCCGACAAAGCCTTTAAGAAGCTAACGGACGTGAAGAAGTTCGACTACCTCTTAGGCATGTCCATGTGGATGCTGACCGAGGAGAAGAAGAACGAGTTGCTCAAGCAGCGCGACTATAAGCTGAGCGAGCTGGACAACCTGCGCAAGCGGACTCCCCACCAGCTCTGGCTGGATGATCTCGATGCCCTGGAGCAGAAGTTGAACGAGGTTGAGGAGAAGGAGCGACTCGAAGAGCAGGGCGTCAATCTGAAGACAGCCAAGGCCATGAAGGGCCAAAAGACTACCACGGCCAAAGGTAGGAAGGTCAAAGGCGCGGCGGCGGCTCCCACCGGGGACGTCTTCCCCGACCCAGATGGCGAGCGTGTCGAGTTCAAGGTAACCGACGAAATTGTCAAGAAGATGGCAGCGGCGGCCAAGCTAGCCACCAGAGCCAAGAAGGAGCCAACGGGCAAAGCAGTCAAATCTGAACCGGGTGAAACTAAGGTCGAGGAGGTGGACGAGTTCGATGCTTTGGTCGACGCTGGACCAAAGATATCTCCAAAGGCCAAAAAGGCACCCGCCGTCAAAAAGGAGCCGGCCGCCAAGAAGGAACCGGCCGAGAAGAAGCCGCGCCAGAAGAAGGAGAATGGTGGCGCCTTGAAGCAGGGAAAGCTTGATTTCAGCAAGGCCAAG GCCAAGAAAGGACATGCCAATGACAGCTCGGACGATGTCGAATGCGTGGAAGTCGCGGAAGTGGAGCCGCGAGCAGTGCGTCCTGGTCGCAGGGCGGCAAGCAAGAAAATCGATTACAGCGCTCTCATCTCCGATGAAGAGGAATCCGCTGCCGCGGCATCTGATGGGAAGACAAGCGGCGGCGAGGATGATGACGGCGACACTCCCATTAAACGACCGGTCAAGCGCACACGCGACGAAGACAGCAGTAGCGGATCCAAGAAGAAATCGCAGCCAAAGAAGAAGTGCGCCGTTATCGAGAGCGATGAGGACGATGTAAATGAGGATGATGATTCCGATTTCGATTTCTGA